A stretch of the Massilia varians genome encodes the following:
- a CDS encoding DEAD/DEAH box helicase, producing MSFSTLGLSDAIVRAVTEQGYTSPTPIQAQAIPAVLNGGDLLAGAQTGTGKTAGFTLPILQRLSTDAVGSALKSKTAPRAIRALVLTPTRELAAQVEESVRLYGKYTNLNSAVIFGGVGINPQIKLLKQGVDVLVATPGRLLDHAGQGTVDLSKIEILILDEADRMLDMGFIHDIRKVLAILPPKRQNLLFSATFSDDIKALADRLLNNPQSIEVARRNSTVEVIAQKIHPVDRDKKHPMLSHLIKENSWHQVLVFTRTKHGANKLVEQLGRDGIGAMAIHGNKSQSARTKALAEFKDGSLQVLVATDIAARGIDIDQLPHVVNYDLPNVPEDYVHRIGRTGRAGATGEAVSLVCVDEHQMLKDIEKLIKQTLPRHVIPGFEPDPTAKAQPIQLRSGAPGHANRGGGRPGGNRGGQGQARSAGAGNGGGAGARPAGNRPAGANGGNRNGNSASRGPRTGSAPRRER from the coding sequence ATGTCATTTTCTACTCTCGGTTTGTCCGATGCGATCGTTCGCGCGGTAACTGAACAAGGCTATACCTCGCCGACCCCGATCCAGGCCCAGGCGATTCCCGCCGTCCTGAACGGCGGCGACCTGCTGGCCGGCGCCCAGACCGGTACCGGCAAGACCGCCGGCTTCACCCTGCCGATCCTGCAACGACTGTCGACCGATGCGGTCGGCAGCGCACTGAAGAGCAAGACTGCCCCGCGCGCCATCCGCGCCCTGGTGCTGACCCCGACCCGCGAACTCGCCGCCCAGGTCGAGGAAAGCGTGCGCCTGTACGGCAAGTACACCAACCTGAATTCGGCCGTGATCTTCGGCGGCGTCGGCATCAACCCGCAGATCAAGCTGCTCAAGCAGGGCGTCGACGTGCTGGTCGCCACGCCGGGCCGCCTGCTCGACCACGCCGGCCAGGGCACCGTCGACCTGTCCAAGATCGAGATCCTGATCCTGGACGAAGCCGACCGCATGCTCGACATGGGCTTCATCCACGACATCCGCAAGGTGCTGGCCATCCTGCCGCCGAAGCGCCAGAACCTGCTGTTCTCGGCCACCTTCTCGGACGACATCAAGGCCCTCGCCGACCGCCTGCTGAACAATCCGCAGTCGATCGAAGTGGCGCGCCGCAACTCGACCGTGGAAGTGATCGCGCAAAAGATCCACCCGGTCGACCGCGACAAGAAGCACCCGATGCTGTCGCACCTGATCAAGGAAAACAGCTGGCACCAGGTGCTGGTGTTTACCCGCACCAAGCACGGCGCCAACAAGCTGGTGGAACAGCTGGGCCGCGACGGCATCGGCGCAATGGCCATCCACGGCAACAAGAGCCAGTCGGCGCGCACCAAGGCGCTGGCCGAGTTCAAGGACGGCAGCCTGCAGGTGCTGGTGGCGACCGACATCGCGGCGCGCGGCATCGACATCGACCAGTTGCCGCACGTGGTGAATTACGACCTGCCGAACGTGCCGGAAGACTACGTGCACCGGATCGGCCGTACCGGCCGTGCCGGCGCGACCGGTGAAGCGGTGTCGCTGGTCTGCGTGGACGAGCACCAGATGCTCAAGGACATCGAGAAGCTGATCAAGCAGACCCTGCCCCGCCACGTGATCCCGGGCTTTGAGCCGGACCCGACGGCGAAAGCACAGCCGATCCAGCTGCGCAGCGGCGCGCCGGGCCACGCTAACCGTGGCGGCGGCCGTCCGGGCGGCAACCGCGGCGGCCAGGGCCAGGCCCGCAGTGCCGGCGCCGGCAACGGCGGCGGCGCCGGCGCTCGCCCGGCAGGCAACCGTCCTGCAGGCGCGAATGGCGGCAACCGCAACGGCAACAGCGCCAGCCGCGGCCCGCGCACCGGTTCCGCACCGCGCCGCGAGCGCTGA
- a CDS encoding inositol monophosphatase family protein, translating into MLNTAVKAARRAATVINRASFDLDRITISEKNHNDFVTDIDQASEQAIVETLLKAYPDHAILAEESGASKNLNDESENVWIIDPIDGTTNFLHGYPNFCISIALQQKGVITNALVYDPVRNDLFTATKGAGAYLNDKRIRVSSKDRIGKALLASGHGPDPRALAEYLRMYETVASRCHGVRSGGSAALELANVAAGRIDGYFEKGLKVWDIAAGALLVTEAGGIVGEFNGESDYLHKGDIIAAGPKVFGAMVPLLAAFA; encoded by the coding sequence ATGCTCAATACGGCCGTCAAGGCCGCCCGCCGCGCCGCCACCGTCATCAACCGCGCGTCCTTCGACCTCGATCGCATCACCATTTCTGAAAAAAATCACAACGATTTCGTCACCGACATCGACCAGGCGTCGGAACAGGCGATCGTGGAAACGCTGCTGAAGGCCTACCCGGACCACGCCATCCTGGCGGAAGAGTCGGGTGCGTCGAAGAACCTGAATGACGAGAGCGAAAACGTGTGGATCATCGACCCGATCGACGGCACCACCAACTTCCTGCACGGCTACCCCAACTTCTGCATCTCGATCGCCCTGCAACAGAAAGGCGTGATCACCAACGCCCTGGTGTACGACCCGGTGCGCAACGACCTGTTTACGGCCACCAAGGGCGCCGGCGCCTACCTGAACGACAAGCGCATCCGCGTGAGCAGCAAGGACCGCATCGGCAAGGCCCTGCTGGCCTCGGGCCACGGCCCGGATCCGCGCGCGCTGGCCGAATACCTGCGCATGTACGAAACCGTCGCCTCGCGCTGCCACGGCGTGCGCAGCGGCGGCTCGGCCGCGCTGGAACTGGCCAACGTGGCCGCCGGCCGCATCGACGGCTATTTCGAAAAAGGCCTGAAGGTGTGGGACATCGCGGCCGGCGCCCTGCTCGTGACCGAGGCGGGTGGCATCGTCGGCGAGTTCAACGGCGAGTCGGATTACCTGCACAAGGGCGACATCATCGCCGCCGGTCCGAAGGTGTTCGGCGCCATGGTGCCGCTGCTGGCGGCGTTCGCCTAA
- a CDS encoding RNA methyltransferase has product MNPTEINTSLFKRLRFVLVETSRAGNVGSVARAMKTMGFGELVLVSPRCDDPLNDAEAVAFASGAGDVLANARIVGSIGEALDGCNFAAAVSARLREFSPPVWTPRAFAAHGAGQDELRPALILGNERVGLPNEIVQQCNVLINIPSNPDYSSLNLSQAAQVLAYECRLAATGDTVDERGVGFHGDCASVAQIDGMYAHLEEALVAIGFLNASNPKKLMPRLKRLFSRTGLETEEVNILRGIARAIIDRTPKP; this is encoded by the coding sequence ATGAACCCGACCGAAATCAACACATCTCTCTTCAAAAGGCTCCGTTTCGTGCTGGTCGAGACTAGCCGCGCGGGCAATGTCGGCTCGGTGGCGCGCGCCATGAAGACGATGGGCTTCGGCGAACTGGTGCTGGTGTCGCCGCGCTGCGACGATCCGCTGAACGATGCCGAGGCGGTCGCGTTCGCGAGCGGCGCGGGCGACGTGCTGGCCAATGCCCGCATCGTCGGCAGCATCGGCGAAGCGCTGGACGGCTGTAATTTCGCCGCCGCCGTGTCGGCGCGCCTGCGCGAATTCTCGCCGCCGGTGTGGACCCCGCGCGCCTTCGCCGCCCACGGGGCGGGGCAGGACGAACTGCGGCCCGCGCTTATTCTCGGCAACGAGCGGGTCGGCCTGCCGAACGAGATCGTCCAGCAGTGCAACGTCCTGATCAACATCCCCTCGAATCCGGACTATTCCTCGCTCAACCTGTCGCAGGCGGCGCAAGTGTTGGCCTACGAATGCCGCCTGGCGGCGACGGGCGACACGGTCGACGAGCGCGGCGTGGGCTTCCACGGCGATTGCGCCAGCGTGGCGCAGATCGATGGCATGTATGCCCACCTCGAAGAAGCGCTGGTGGCGATCGGCTTCCTCAACGCCAGCAACCCGAAGAAGCTGATGCCGCGCCTGAAGCGCCTGTTCTCGCGCACGGGGCTCGAGACCGAGGAGGTCAACATCCTGCGCGGTATCGCGCGCGCGATCATCGACCGGACGCCGAAGCCATAA
- a CDS encoding twin-arginine translocation signal domain-containing protein: protein MGTSRRTFLKAGGLAALALAGGGALYRARHSGTPHRFALDGEARAALHAIVPALLAGALPQGAGREAALTRTVEGVHQAILGLPPATQKEVQDLFGLLALAPARRLLTGIQGGWEGARIEAVNAWLEDWRLHRLGLLRSAYHALHDLALGAWYAQPANWAAIGYPGPMKELA from the coding sequence ATGGGGACATCACGACGGACTTTCCTGAAGGCCGGCGGCCTGGCCGCGCTGGCGCTGGCGGGCGGCGGCGCGCTGTATCGGGCCAGGCACAGCGGCACGCCGCATCGTTTCGCGCTCGATGGCGAAGCGCGCGCCGCCCTGCACGCGATCGTGCCGGCGCTGCTGGCCGGCGCGCTGCCGCAGGGCGCCGGTCGTGAGGCCGCGCTCACCAGGACCGTCGAAGGCGTCCACCAGGCCATCCTCGGCCTGCCGCCCGCCACCCAGAAGGAAGTGCAGGACCTGTTCGGCCTGCTCGCGCTGGCGCCCGCGCGCCGCCTGCTGACCGGCATCCAAGGCGGCTGGGAAGGGGCGCGCATCGAGGCAGTGAACGCTTGGCTGGAGGACTGGCGCCTGCACCGCCTTGGCCTGCTGCGCAGCGCCTACCACGCGCTGCACGACCTGGCGCTCGGCGCCTGGTATGCACAGCCGGCCAACTGGGCTGCCATCGGCTATCCCGGCCCGATGAAGGAGCTGGCGTGA
- a CDS encoding GMC family oxidoreductase: MNTPIVADPIQAGLARGWKIVDAATLAQDRRLEADVVIVGSGAGGGVSAEILARSGLSVIVVEEGALKSSRDFKMREAEAYPALYQESAARKTVDKGINILQGRTVGGSTVVNWTSSFRTPPATLDWWRRYYALADSTPEALAPWFAMMEARLHIADWPGAPNENNAVLRRGAARLGIPTGLIRRNVDGCWNLGYCGMGCPTNAKQSMLVTSIPAALDHGATLVTRARAQQFVIGGERIEELLCQALDAPGVLPTGRVLRLRARHVVVAGGAINSPALLLRSQAPDPSGLLGRRTFLHPTVISAAFFPQRVEAWAGAPQTVYSDHFLAGPMDGPIGYKLEAPPLHPVLLATTMNGFGESHAAMMRDFPHLHGMLALLRDGFHEGAPGGAVRLRGDGSPELDYPLTSYLWDGARRALLTMAEIQFAAGASSVQPAHEMARRYGSWREAKAAIAALPQELQRTRVASAHVMGGCAMSGDERLGVTTPDGRYRGLANLSVHDGSLFPTSLGANPQLTIYALAAKLASSLATSLTGRPAARPAA, encoded by the coding sequence GTGAACACGCCGATCGTCGCGGACCCAATCCAGGCCGGCCTCGCCAGGGGCTGGAAGATCGTCGACGCCGCGACACTGGCCCAGGATCGCAGGCTGGAGGCCGACGTCGTCATCGTCGGCAGCGGCGCCGGCGGCGGCGTCAGCGCCGAGATCCTGGCGCGCTCGGGACTGTCCGTGATCGTGGTGGAAGAGGGCGCCCTAAAATCCTCGCGCGACTTCAAGATGCGCGAAGCCGAAGCCTATCCCGCGCTGTACCAGGAGTCGGCCGCGCGCAAGACCGTGGACAAGGGCATCAACATCCTGCAGGGCCGCACCGTGGGCGGTTCGACGGTCGTCAACTGGACCTCGAGCTTTCGCACCCCGCCCGCCACCCTCGACTGGTGGCGCCGCTACTACGCGCTGGCAGACAGCACGCCGGAGGCGCTGGCGCCCTGGTTCGCGATGATGGAGGCGCGCCTGCACATCGCCGACTGGCCGGGCGCGCCCAACGAGAACAACGCCGTCCTGCGCCGCGGCGCCGCCAGGCTCGGCATCCCCACAGGCCTGATCCGCCGCAACGTCGACGGCTGCTGGAACCTCGGCTACTGCGGCATGGGCTGCCCGACCAATGCCAAGCAGTCGATGCTGGTGACGAGCATCCCGGCCGCGCTGGACCACGGGGCCACCCTGGTAACGCGGGCGCGCGCGCAGCAGTTCGTCATCGGGGGCGAGCGGATCGAGGAGCTGCTGTGCCAGGCCCTGGATGCGCCTGGCGTGCTGCCCACCGGCCGCGTGCTGCGCCTGCGCGCGCGCCATGTCGTGGTGGCCGGCGGCGCGATCAATTCGCCCGCGCTGCTGCTGCGCTCGCAGGCCCCCGACCCCAGCGGGCTGCTGGGCCGGCGCACCTTCCTGCACCCGACCGTCATCTCGGCCGCGTTCTTCCCGCAGCGCGTCGAGGCCTGGGCCGGCGCGCCGCAGACCGTGTACTCCGACCATTTCCTGGCTGGCCCGATGGACGGTCCGATCGGCTACAAGCTGGAAGCGCCGCCGCTGCATCCCGTGCTGTTGGCCACCACCATGAACGGCTTCGGCGAGTCGCACGCCGCCATGATGCGCGACTTTCCCCACTTGCATGGCATGCTGGCCCTGCTGCGCGACGGCTTCCACGAAGGCGCGCCGGGCGGCGCCGTGCGCCTGCGCGGCGACGGCAGCCCGGAGCTCGACTACCCATTGACCAGCTACCTGTGGGACGGCGCGCGCCGCGCGCTGCTCACGATGGCCGAGATCCAGTTCGCGGCTGGCGCCAGCAGCGTGCAGCCGGCCCACGAGATGGCGCGCCGCTACGGCTCCTGGCGCGAGGCGAAGGCCGCCATCGCGGCCCTGCCGCAGGAATTGCAGCGCACGCGCGTGGCGTCGGCCCACGTGATGGGCGGCTGCGCGATGTCGGGCGACGAGCGCCTCGGCGTCACCACGCCAGACGGCCGCTACCGCGGCCTGGCCAACCTGTCGGTGCACGACGGCTCGCTGTTCCCGACCTCGCTCGGCGCCAATCCGCAACTGACCATCTACGCCCTCGCGGCCAAGCTGGCCAGCAGCCTGGCGACGTCCCTGACCGGCAGGCCGGCGGCCCGGCCCGCGGCCTGA
- a CDS encoding esterase/lipase family protein translates to MSARRLLQLLLLVQALAALGIGVAAVQVFGASRWQALALGLGSVVLVRLAINLNNFFMSARFASPTPGDYRLGFTARMRMILEEFSASMLQSSWTMPRASARTRIHPGAGTPPVLLLHGYGCNSGYWSHLVPRLDAAGISHASVDLEPITGDIDGYAPLVERAVEDLLAATGAGKVIVVAHSMGGLVARAWMRACGAKRVARVITLGTPHHGTCLAAFGLGLNAAQMRRAARADPPECAWLRVLAANEDAAGRALVTSIFSHHDNIIAPQTSSELPGARNLAVGGVGHVALGRNPRVLDLLMEEIARARRAAAGQEQVKRTRG, encoded by the coding sequence ATGAGCGCACGCCGCCTGCTCCAGTTGCTGCTGCTCGTCCAGGCGCTTGCCGCGCTGGGCATCGGGGTGGCCGCGGTCCAGGTCTTCGGCGCCAGCCGCTGGCAGGCCCTGGCCCTGGGCCTGGGCAGCGTGGTGCTGGTGCGCCTGGCCATCAACCTCAACAACTTCTTCATGAGCGCGCGCTTCGCCAGTCCCACGCCGGGCGACTACCGGCTCGGCTTCACGGCGCGCATGCGCATGATCCTGGAAGAGTTCAGCGCCAGCATGCTGCAGTCCTCGTGGACCATGCCGCGCGCCAGCGCCCGCACCCGCATCCATCCGGGGGCGGGCACGCCGCCGGTCCTGCTCTTGCACGGCTACGGCTGCAACAGCGGCTACTGGTCGCACCTGGTGCCGCGCCTCGACGCCGCCGGCATCAGCCACGCCTCGGTCGACCTCGAACCGATCACCGGCGACATCGACGGCTACGCGCCGCTGGTCGAGCGCGCGGTGGAGGACTTGCTTGCCGCCACCGGCGCCGGCAAGGTGATCGTCGTCGCGCACAGCATGGGCGGGCTGGTGGCGCGCGCCTGGATGCGCGCCTGCGGCGCCAAGCGGGTGGCGCGCGTGATCACGCTCGGCACGCCGCACCACGGCACCTGCCTGGCCGCCTTCGGCCTCGGTCTGAATGCGGCGCAGATGCGGCGGGCAGCGCGTGCCGACCCGCCCGAATGCGCCTGGCTGCGCGTGCTCGCCGCAAACGAGGATGCGGCCGGGCGCGCCCTGGTCACCTCGATCTTCTCGCATCACGACAACATCATCGCGCCCCAGACCTCGAGCGAGCTGCCGGGCGCGCGCAACCTGGCCGTCGGCGGCGTCGGCCACGTGGCGCTGGGGCGCAATCCGCGCGTGCTCGACCTGCTGATGGAAGAGATTGCCCGCGCCCGCCGTGCGGCGGCGGGACAGGAACAGGTCAAGCGAACCCGAGGCTAG
- a CDS encoding response regulator, whose translation MARILIIEDNPANLELMAFLLTAYGHSAVATPDGPRGIACARAAPPDLVACDVNLPGMDGFAVLAALKAEPSLARVPVLAVTALAMAGDREKVLAAGFDGYISKPIEPESFVAELEAFLPAAPSAHAARPAVLLVDDDPFMLAVLADMLGDEPVRVLSAASGLDALALLEREPVEVILCDQAMPGMRGTEVLARVAALYPRTVRLMLTGQQDLAEIDAALRSGAVDAHYAKPVSAGSLRERVREALALQRSRAL comes from the coding sequence TTGGCCCGCATCCTGATCATCGAAGACAATCCAGCAAACCTTGAGCTGATGGCGTTTCTGCTCACCGCCTATGGACACAGCGCCGTCGCTACACCCGACGGCCCGCGCGGCATTGCTTGCGCCCGCGCCGCGCCGCCCGACCTGGTCGCCTGCGACGTCAACCTGCCCGGCATGGACGGCTTCGCGGTGCTGGCCGCGCTCAAGGCCGAACCCTCCCTCGCCAGGGTGCCGGTGCTGGCCGTGACCGCGCTGGCGATGGCCGGCGACCGCGAGAAGGTGCTGGCCGCCGGTTTCGACGGCTACATCAGCAAGCCGATCGAACCGGAGAGCTTCGTGGCGGAACTCGAAGCCTTCCTGCCAGCCGCCCCATCGGCGCATGCCGCCCGGCCGGCCGTCCTGCTGGTCGACGACGACCCCTTCATGCTGGCCGTGCTGGCCGACATGCTCGGCGACGAACCGGTGCGGGTGCTGAGCGCCGCGTCCGGCCTAGACGCCCTGGCCCTGCTCGAGCGCGAGCCGGTCGAGGTCATCCTGTGCGACCAGGCCATGCCGGGCATGCGCGGCACCGAGGTGCTGGCCCGGGTCGCCGCGCTGTACCCGCGCACCGTGCGGCTGATGCTGACCGGGCAGCAGGACCTGGCCGAGATCGACGCGGCGCTGCGCTCCGGTGCGGTTGACGCCCATTACGCCAAGCCGGTGTCGGCAGGCAGCCTGCGCGAACGCGTGCGCGAGGCGCTGGCGCTGCAGCGCAGCCGCGCCCTTTAG
- a CDS encoding phasin family protein, with translation MSKKLPVEDDDEALARAVRASAQQIWQAGLGAFAKAQEAGEGGRSFTRLVRDGSVLASRAREVEEASGTVARAAERAARRGGRGSGSWGKLEQVFEERVARALATIGVPAASEVEALRRRVDELEMMLAELSARQSAAAAPKKRTRRVDKRDEPEEEEGA, from the coding sequence ATGAGCAAGAAACTTCCCGTGGAGGACGACGACGAGGCCCTGGCCCGCGCCGTGCGCGCATCGGCCCAGCAGATCTGGCAGGCCGGACTCGGCGCCTTCGCCAAGGCCCAGGAAGCGGGCGAGGGCGGGCGCTCGTTCACGCGCCTGGTGCGCGACGGCAGCGTGCTGGCCAGCCGCGCGCGCGAGGTCGAGGAAGCCAGCGGCACCGTGGCGCGCGCCGCCGAGCGGGCCGCGCGCAGGGGCGGCCGCGGCAGCGGCTCCTGGGGCAAGCTGGAACAGGTGTTCGAGGAGCGCGTGGCGCGCGCCCTGGCCACCATCGGCGTGCCGGCCGCGAGCGAGGTCGAGGCGCTGCGCCGCCGCGTCGACGAGCTGGAGATGATGCTGGCGGAGCTCAGTGCGCGCCAGAGCGCGGCCGCGGCCCCGAAAAAACGCACGCGCCGGGTGGACAAGCGTGACGAACCCGAGGAAGAAGAAGGCGCCTGA
- a CDS encoding TetR/AcrR family transcriptional regulator → MQQKAPRRTRERILELSLRLFNEFGEPNITTTVIAEEMNISPGNLYYHFRNKDDIVNSIFVQFEAEIERILTVPAGRRSNMEDVWLYLHLMFELIWRYRFFYRDLNDLLSRNRKLELHFKAILAHKIKVARQLCEDLRSEGSLEAGDQQIGAMATNMVVVATYWLSYEYVRNPRKYSEQQAIADALARGCYQVLAMLGPYLRGDTRLLFEKLSEEYLKKLSAEARPGAEFL, encoded by the coding sequence ATGCAACAAAAAGCTCCGCGCCGGACCCGCGAACGCATCCTCGAGCTCTCGCTCAGGCTGTTCAACGAGTTCGGCGAGCCGAACATCACGACGACGGTCATTGCCGAGGAGATGAACATCTCGCCCGGCAACCTGTACTATCACTTCCGAAACAAGGACGACATCGTCAACTCGATCTTCGTCCAGTTCGAGGCGGAGATCGAACGCATCCTGACGGTGCCGGCCGGGCGCCGCTCGAACATGGAGGACGTGTGGCTCTACCTGCACCTGATGTTCGAACTGATCTGGCGCTACCGCTTCTTCTACCGTGACCTGAACGACCTGCTGTCGCGCAACCGCAAGCTCGAACTGCACTTCAAGGCGATCCTGGCGCACAAGATCAAGGTGGCGCGCCAGTTGTGCGAAGACCTGCGCAGCGAAGGCTCGCTGGAAGCGGGCGACCAGCAGATCGGCGCGATGGCGACCAACATGGTGGTGGTGGCGACCTATTGGCTGTCCTATGAATACGTGCGCAACCCGCGCAAGTACAGCGAGCAGCAGGCCATCGCAGATGCGCTCGCGCGCGGCTGCTACCAGGTGCTGGCCATGCTCGGCCCCTACCTGCGCGGCGACACCCGCCTGCTGTTCGAGAAGCTGTCCGAGGAATACCTCAAGAAGCTGTCCGCCGAGGCCCGCCCCGGCGCCGAATTCCTGTAA
- a CDS encoding TIGR00730 family Rossman fold protein translates to MKTLAVYCGASHGVNPIYTDCARGLAASLVEHNIGLVYGGGKVGLMGVIADEVLRLGGEATGVIPKALLDREVGHAGLTRLFVVKDMHERKAMMAELSAGFIAMPGGMGTLEELFEMLTWAQLGIHAKPIGLLNANGFWDGLVGFVRHQSAEGFVRPEHLDLMRVDADPDALIRSLRAAAAPAA, encoded by the coding sequence ATGAAAACCCTGGCCGTCTACTGCGGCGCCTCGCATGGCGTCAATCCGATCTACACCGATTGCGCACGCGGCCTGGCGGCCTCGCTGGTCGAGCACAACATCGGCCTGGTCTACGGCGGCGGCAAGGTCGGCCTGATGGGCGTGATCGCCGACGAGGTGCTGCGCCTGGGCGGCGAAGCCACCGGCGTGATTCCGAAAGCCCTGCTCGACCGCGAAGTCGGCCACGCCGGCCTGACCCGCCTGTTCGTGGTCAAGGACATGCACGAACGCAAGGCCATGATGGCCGAGCTGTCCGCCGGCTTCATCGCCATGCCGGGCGGGATGGGCACGCTGGAAGAGCTGTTCGAGATGCTGACCTGGGCCCAGCTGGGCATCCATGCCAAACCGATCGGCCTGCTCAATGCGAACGGCTTCTGGGACGGCCTGGTGGGCTTCGTGCGCCACCAGAGCGCGGAAGGCTTCGTGCGGCCCGAACACCTCGACCTGATGCGGGTCGACGCCGACCCGGATGCCTTGATCCGCAGCCTGCGCGCGGCGGCAGCTCCCGCCGCCTGA
- a CDS encoding DUF1800 domain-containing protein, translated as MTPASIALNRLGLGARPDEGAPADPRRWLLSQLDAYDPLPAPWRRLPHSAQVAADWVAQERAQRQAPADQRAGLREAWRRKEGEAYRAAIGARVASALQTPTPFVERLVHFWSNHFAVSVDKGPVTGLAGSFERDAIRPHVLGRFDALLVSAVRHPAMLVYLDQARSTGPDSPAGQRARLRQRNNAGLNENLAREILELHTLGVRGGYTQRDVGEFARALTGWTLPDDRGQAMPAQAFSPFRFAPALHEPGSRQVAGRSYPPGGEEQAHAVLRDLAAAPATAEHIALKLARHFVADEPPASLVLRLAAAFRTSGGDLPSMYRELVLAPETWAPGPGKFKSPWDWGISSLRALERREMPDQQAAGLMNQLGQPVWRPGSPAGYGDTAASWAAPDALLRRVEAAQRFGAQAGARVDARALALRVLPGIAEGTRQAIARADSPATALALLLASPDFLRR; from the coding sequence ATGACGCCTGCATCGATCGCCCTCAACCGCCTCGGCCTCGGCGCCCGCCCGGACGAGGGAGCGCCGGCGGACCCGCGCCGCTGGCTGCTGTCCCAGCTGGATGCCTACGATCCCTTGCCGGCGCCCTGGCGCCGTTTGCCGCATAGCGCGCAGGTCGCGGCCGACTGGGTCGCGCAAGAGCGTGCGCAGCGCCAGGCGCCGGCGGACCAGCGCGCCGGCCTGCGCGAAGCCTGGCGCCGCAAGGAGGGCGAGGCCTACCGCGCCGCCATCGGGGCGCGCGTCGCCAGCGCCTTGCAGACCCCCACGCCCTTCGTCGAACGCCTGGTGCACTTCTGGTCGAATCACTTCGCCGTGTCGGTCGACAAGGGGCCAGTGACCGGACTGGCCGGCAGCTTCGAGCGCGACGCCATCCGCCCGCACGTCCTGGGACGCTTCGACGCGCTCCTGGTGTCGGCGGTGCGCCATCCGGCCATGCTGGTCTATCTGGACCAGGCCCGCTCCACCGGCCCGGACAGTCCGGCCGGCCAGCGCGCCCGGCTCAGGCAGCGCAACAACGCGGGCCTGAACGAGAACCTGGCGCGCGAGATCCTCGAGCTGCATACGCTCGGGGTGCGCGGCGGCTACACCCAGCGCGACGTCGGCGAATTCGCACGCGCGCTCACCGGCTGGACCCTGCCCGACGATCGCGGCCAGGCCATGCCTGCGCAAGCGTTCTCGCCATTTCGCTTCGCCCCGGCGCTGCACGAACCGGGCAGCCGGCAGGTAGCGGGGCGCAGCTACCCGCCGGGCGGCGAGGAGCAGGCGCACGCCGTGCTGCGCGACCTGGCCGCGGCGCCGGCCACCGCCGAGCACATCGCCCTCAAGCTGGCGCGCCACTTCGTGGCTGACGAGCCGCCGGCGAGCCTGGTGCTGCGCCTGGCCGCGGCCTTCCGCACCAGCGGCGGCGACCTGCCCAGCATGTACCGCGAACTGGTGCTGGCGCCGGAAACCTGGGCCCCGGGCCCCGGCAAGTTCAAGTCGCCCTGGGACTGGGGCATCTCGAGCCTGCGCGCGCTGGAGCGGCGCGAGATGCCGGACCAGCAGGCGGCCGGCCTGATGAACCAGCTCGGGCAGCCGGTGTGGCGTCCCGGTTCGCCGGCCGGCTACGGCGACACGGCCGCCTCCTGGGCCGCGCCGGACGCCTTGCTGCGCCGCGTCGAAGCCGCCCAGCGCTTCGGCGCGCAGGCCGGGGCCCGGGTCGATGCGCGCGCGCTGGCGCTGCGCGTCCTGCCGGGCATTGCCGAAGGCACGCGCCAGGCGATCGCCCGTGCCGACAGCCCGGCCACGGCGCTGGCACTGCTGCTGGCTTCCCCCGACTTCCTGAGGAGATGA